The nucleotide sequence ATCCTCGTTTTCTTCGCGATCGGTTACCTGCTCGGACGGCTTCTGCTGTGAGCACGCTGGCGCTCGACCGCGGTCGGGGAGCCCACGGACGTCGCGCTCCCTCCTCGCTTCCCGCCGACACCGCGCCTGCCCGCCGGGCCGACCGGTGGTACGCTCGGCGAGGAGGATGCGGGCGATCGCGTTGCTCGGTGTCGAAAACGACCCTTTGAACATGGTTCTCTGGTTGCTCGTGATCGCCCTCGTCGCCCTCTGGTTGGCGCTCGTGTGGTGGACCTACGCCGACGCCCGTCGCCGCATCGACGATCCCGTGCTGGTCGCATGTGCCGTCGGCGCCTCGCTGTTTCCGTTCATCGGGAGCGCCGTGTACGCGATCGTGCGGCCACCGGAGACGATCCTCGACCGGCGCGAGCGCGAGGTGGAGATCGCTGCCGCCGAGGCCCGGCTGCGTGCGCTCGCGCAGCTCCGTTGCCCCAACTGCGGACTCGACGTCGAGCGGGCCTTCCTGCGTTGCCCCCACTGTCTGGCGAAGCTGCGCGACCCTTGCCCCGCCTGTCGGCGGCCGCTCGACCCGCGTTGGCAAGTCT is from Thermoleophilum album and encodes:
- a CDS encoding zinc ribbon domain-containing protein, yielding MRAIALLGVENDPLNMVLWLLVIALVALWLALVWWTYADARRRIDDPVLVACAVGASLFPFIGSAVYAIVRPPETILDRREREVEIAAAEARLRALAQLRCPNCGLDVERAFLRCPHCLAKLRDPCPACRRPLDPRWQVCPYCEAELAPPAQAVQGASRRRQQRTPAARTLRNADARSGGSVADRQAGARVETPPQAPTA